The genomic stretch tgttatcgagtatgtcaggaaaagggttcatgtagccggacccccgcctttcctatagctcgcgtcgctcgacgttgatgctcggtgtacgcacgcaccgttttcctttacgatccgtgacggcttggttgctgagagggactcgctcctcttgtctatggcccgatcattttcgcgaggtctaatgcttggttgacttgggttgagttgctccccttggctatggcgggaccgcttttctaccattcagtcagtaccgttggttttgtttgctttacgagcgatgctcgtttgtgtgacattattgtttgtttcccttatcccccgtaggttgctagtttagtttagacttgtaccctttgtatgataacattaggtagcaagctttccccccttagtttaggtcttcctcatgcatcttttaaaacacaaaccacactctttgattttcttttcttaagagcttgttatttccgctccattcccaagcctaagtctccaaaggtcgagcagcggagtgtgaatttaactcgttcacctaaaaaacacaaaaaaaacaaaaattagttagccgagctacggtacctctgattcctcaaaaaggatacgtaggcagcgggatagggcccgtgcgagcataactctttcttttctctacattttgcatgcattttagtccagattagcatagatttattacacacccatagttttagacacaagcgtggataccatcgagtacgatgggcgcgaggggtgctaataccttcccctcgcgtaaccgactcccttaccctttttctctggtcgtgagaccgttgttttgttttgtggtttgctggcattcccttccttttcaggataaatatgttagtggcgactctgttaattttcacgATAGCGATACcggcccaagcatctctatccgctggcagatcggcaggagatcaatggcgtggtcatcctcggcctgttggttctccaagatctcctcgtgtgctggcctaggagcgccaggAGCGTCGAGtttcatcagaggatgtgacacccgatagaaccatgtgacatacccctccatATTGTGCCAGTCCTaggtgacccgaatgcgacgatactcctccgagaccacatgacgctcccaatcctcaaatatgccagtgagctgcactcgggtcactgtgtcgggagcagcctcaaaaggtgacctgggtatcatctgcacaaatccaaactgccgcatgcaccgctcagggagataccgcacaatggtgttggtcccgcatgccaaccatccagaatataacgagatgctgtcaaaggggacaacattagtgtagtcgctgaatggcctccaagtgacatcatcgtgcatcgtgcggtctaGGTACCCAcagtatggtcccactgcattgttccccctctaaaGAATGTATCTGGCGGCCCTAGGCATGGCGTCCTCGTACGCGGAATCAacgcggaagccgtggatgcgggggaagtaggagatgatccagctctgaaacacaaacacaataatgtattaaaaataaaaacaaaacataaataaatgtgaaacaattaaaatgaaacgtaccgtaagtagtgtgcaggatccggtcaactgcctggtcctccagttggaggcctcattcagcttctggtataggtatgccagaacaGCTGACCCTCAGTtgcactggtgaacggtagtcaagtccatgaaatatgttagtggcgactctgttaattttcgcggtagcgacagctggcgactctgctggggacgtcttgacctgttgctggtccagactcagcgagtcgatcctagctcttatgtgtttatctttgggtgttttattgctttgcatatttacttgtttgcattgcattctatgtgcgcttttacttttctgcatcatattctggactgtctggatctctgtttgttgggtgggcgttacaagaggtaaaaggcccaatacccaagctatgtgtgaaccataggaaccctatgatacagtgggagcatggtttgtctcgaggtgtacgtctcgggatggattatgtgaccacgagcagagtagtggtttcaaacggaggtattatcatcacccgcatccgcgctgggatgatgcttaccttcgggcggaccgtatactgcgtttcatgaccttaccttggcccatattttacccgtgagtggggcgggaatcaatgatcatttaacaggtacattgttggtgcgttgttcttgttcgtgggttaccgctgttctcgttcgtgggttaccgttgttctcgttcgagtgtactatggtccttgttcgtggggtactatggttcttgttcgagtggtagtctgtgttctattccagtgtgttattgactaCGGGCTTTGGTTCCATGGATTGACATTccgtgttccgtgtggtataccatttgggggccgaacctttggctctatactatgtgtgttaccggcagtccagaatgcctggtgggcggcaacaagtcccaccactttgcatcatagcatatttatttccaaaagaaacgcaaaaaaaaagatatgtataataagcatttgcatgtcatgTTTTTCAGGGACATTCAGGAGTTCACTCGAGTTAAAGATGGACACTCCCATTGATACCGTCAAGGAAGCAAAGAGACATACGCATACCTACAGCTTCTTCCGAGAGTCGTTGACCGCATTAGAGGGTTTGAGTTCGTTAATGACCGCTTTCTGCTTGAAGAGTTTCACGGACAATTATGGGAATATCTTGACTTTGTTGGAAACCGTGGTTGATACTCCTGCTTTGCAAACTTTGATGCAATTCTATGATTCTGAAATGAGGTGTTTCACGTTCCAGGATTACCAGTTGGCTCCGACATTGGAAGAGTACTCTATTATTCTTAATCTCAAGATAAAAGACGAAGTGCCATTCATCGACATTCCTAAAGAGGTGAATTTCAAGTTGATTGCtgatgctctttatttgagcataaaagAAATATCTGATAATTGGAAGTCGAGTGGAGGTGTCTCGGGGTTCTCTTTAAAGTTCTTAGTGAGAAAAGCTAAAGAAGAATTTGAGAAAAAGAATTGGAACGCGTATTATGCATTGCTTGCTGTGGCCATTTATGGGATTGTGATGTTCCCGAATGTTCCCAATTTTGTAGACTCGGCCGCAGTGCACATCTTCATGGGAAAGAATCCTATTCCTACATTGTTGGCCGATACTTATTATGCCGTTCATTCCCAATATGAGAAAAGTGGTGGCGCCATCACTTGTTGCCTTCAGTTGTTGTTCATCTGGTTCCTCTCTTTGTTGCCCAGCAAAGGACCTTTTGTGAAGACAAGGGAGACACTCAAGTGGACCCACAGGATTATGTCACTTACTTCTTACGATATTCGGTGGCAAAGGTACCGAATCAACGTTTCTGAGGTGATAATTGGATGCGGTGAGTGCGACAATGTTCCCTTGGTTGGTACTAGAGGTTGCATCAATTACAATCCCGTAGTATCCTTGCGTCAGTTGGGGTATACTTTGAAGGACAAGCCGGCGGATCATTTGATAGCGGAGACGGTCTATTTTGAGAAAGGGTCGGATCCGGAGAAATTGGAGAGGATAATTGTGGCTTGGAAAAAGATCCGTAAGCATTATGGAGCCCATTTAGGGAAGAAAGAATCGCTTGCTCTGACACCATATGTTAAGTGGATTGAAAAGCGAGTCGGAAGTTTGTTGCTGCCCCATGACAGAGTTGCACCacttcaaaagcaacctcctttgaTTCTATCTGAATTTGTGCCAACATAACTTTACAAGAATGCTTTGGCTACTAACTACAGGTTGCATGAAAGAGAGCAAGAGACCAATTTGAAAttctttgaagagagagaggcaAAGATGAGGTTAATGCACCAGCTCAAGCAAGTCGAAGGTGCAAGTTCAACCCAAGCCAGTACCCGGAGGCGTCCTTACGAGTTGCTAGAGGAAGATTTGCATCGCAAGCAGCAGGAGTGTCTACAGTTACAGAGATCAGAGAATAGTCTCAAAAGACAGAAGCGGGATTTAGATAAACAGATAGCGGAAGAGAAGGCTAAGTCTGCTCGACTTGAAGAAGAATTGACAAGACTCCGAGCCCAGCGGAGAGGAGATGGAGGAGCTCATTCTGTTACTAGACGATCCTAATGTCGCTGTGGAGTGGATTTGTTTGGTCTATGATGGTTGATTTGATGTTTATGCttgatatttgtcgcccatgtccaggattgttggatggggtcgcattTTGATGTTCTGGATTTCCTTTGTATGCCTTATGAGCACATTGTGACACGGTTATGTGTTTTGTTGTATGAACTCAAATTCTCagtta from Vicia villosa cultivar HV-30 ecotype Madison, WI linkage group LG4, Vvil1.0, whole genome shotgun sequence encodes the following:
- the LOC131598160 gene encoding uncharacterized protein LOC131598160 — translated: MDTPIDTVKEAKRHTHTYSFFRESLTALEGLSSLMTAFCLKSFTDNYGNILTLLETVVDTPALQTLMQFYDSEMRCFTFQDYQLAPTLEEYSIILNLKIKDEVPFIDIPKEVNFKLIADALYLSIKEISDNWKSSGGVSGFSLKFLVRKAKEEFEKKNWNAYYALLAVAIYGIVMFPNVPNFVDSAAVHIFMGKNPIPTLLADTYYAVHSQYEKSGGAITCCLQLLFIWFLSLLPSKGPFVKTRETLKWTHRIMSLTSYDIRWQRYRINVSEVIIGCGECDNVPLVGTRGCINYNPVVSLRQLGYTLKDKPADHLIAETVYFEKGSDPEKLERIIVAWKKIRKHYGAHLGKKESLALTPYVKWIEKRVGSLLLPHDRVAPLQKQPPLILSEFVPT